The following proteins are encoded in a genomic region of Gossypium hirsutum isolate 1008001.06 chromosome D05, Gossypium_hirsutum_v2.1, whole genome shotgun sequence:
- the LOC107904780 gene encoding uncharacterized protein: protein MANCQMKKAQKYTMGKLWNSTSETVTLSGKKVWQGSHDADFPETIEDGDVGEFTHDAVTEQNDVPGSMVGLVYKLHDGTRWIVAWSNPQGEDSKVYTNIHKEPIRWEQIKTDLDTRGSSKSKVRKFGYVASMEIDPKKRSPTLKASFESEA from the exons ATGGCTAATTGTCAAATGAAAAAAGCTCAAAAATACACAATGGGCAAGCTTTGGAACTCTACCAGCGAAACTGTAACCCTGAGTGGCAAGAAAGTTTGGCAAGGCTCTCATGACGCGGATTTCCCGGAAACCATTGAAGATGGAGATGTGGGTGAGTTTACGCATGATGCAGTGACTGAGCAGAATGATGTTCCAGGTTCCATGGTTGGTCTTGTGTACAAGCTACATGATGGAACTAGGTGGATTGTTGCTTGGAGCAACCCTCAAGGTGAAGACAGCAAG GTCTATACTAATATCCACAAAGAACCTATTCGTTGGGAGCAAATCAAAACCGATCTTGACACAAGAGGAAGCTCAAAATCTAAAGTTAGAAAGTTTGGGTACGTTGCATCAATGGAAATTGATCCCAAGAAACGTTCGCCGACACTGAAGGCATCATTTGAGTCAGAGGCATAA